A genomic segment from Salvia splendens isolate huo1 chromosome 13, SspV2, whole genome shotgun sequence encodes:
- the LOC121761256 gene encoding uncharacterized protein LOC121761256 yields the protein MKGARPGRKRKAPAQQTHPTQDNPLRSRCPTRRSSTAPVFFPISPRSITPSLVLRPALRVLRQPESPVSPDPLSQHTTDTNGLCATNTSQVEVPQQGLDGHFQPLPDMLAVLQKSKTHDAPSSISCLNSTEYSTAHEENAEEVKAEIADISSESNVNSSQLVGDCHFQLPWKTATGPEDDADKIEVSEKNVVPPQSGVDGQFQPPGVVVVPHGEHMLEKCKTYDGPSTNNHCVSASHSLNLTEFAKRPKDDDDEDEVESALCIRGHKVKPEIAALVGAIFDKYGDITAESRVKSPSIIVSLFLERLCNVYQRLEQRKLAEITHAEINEMLDELYHYENQKFNVRWLLEKVERIYEANRDAEKYLLVKEKAAKCREANERIEEVIEMNERHVALIQKKIAAAKREKEGNEAKAKECTKMAMDIRAGIKALAAQSLVQGLL from the coding sequence GACAATCCTTTGCGTTCTAGGTGCCCAACGAGACGGTCGTCGACCGCTCCAGTGTTTTTCCCTATATCTCCGCGAAGCATCACCCCAAGCCTCGTCTTGAGACCAGCGTTACGAGTTCTCAGGCAACCTGAGTCACCGGTCTCACCTGATCCTCTCAGTCAGCACACAACGGATACGAATGGCCTCTGCGCCACAAACACTTCACAAGTTGAAGTGCCTCAGCAAGGCTTAGATGGCCATTTTCAGCCTCTACCGGATATGTTAGCAGTCCTCCAGAAGAGCAAAACGCACGATGCTCCCTCGAGCATTTCGTGCTTGAACTCCACAGAGTATTCTACAGCCCACGAAGAGAATGCAGAGGAAGTGAAGGCAGAGATTGCTGATATCAGTTCTGAGAGCAATGTCAATTCTTCTCAACTCGTCGGAGATTGCCATTTTCAGCTTCCGTGGAAGACTGCTACAGGGCCCGAAGATGATGCAGACAAAATTGAGGTTTCTGAGAAGAATGTCGTCCCTCCTCAAAGCGGCGTGGATGGCCAATTTCAGCCCCcgggggtggtggtggtgccaCACGGCGAGCATATGCTAGAGAAGTGCAAAACCTATGATGGTCCTTCAACCAACAACCACTGCGTAAGCGCCTCGCACAGCCTTAACTTGACAGAGTTTGCTAAAAGGCCTAAAGATGATGATGACGAAGATGAAGTTGAGTCTGCTCTGTGCATCCGGGGTCACAAAGTAAAGCCGGAGATTGCTGCTTTAGTTGGAGCTATATTTGACAAGTATGGTGATATCACTGCTGAGAGCAGAGTCAAGTCTCCTTCCATCATCGTCTCCCTCTTCCTCGAGCGCCTGTGCAATGTATACCAAAGGCTCGAGCAGAGGAAGTTGGCTGAAATCACGCACGCTGAGATCAACGAAATGCTGGATGAGCTCTACCATTATGAGAATCAGAAGTTCAACGTGAGATGGCTTCTCGAGAAGGTGGAGAGGATTTACGAGGCAAACAGGGATGCGGAGAAATACTTGTTGGTGAAGGAAAAAGCAGCAAAGTGCAGGGAGGCTAATGAGAGAATTGAGGAGGTGATAGAAATGAATGAGAGACATGTTGCATTGATTCAAAAGAAGATAGCAGCAGCAAAGAGGGAGAAGGAAGGCAATGAGGCAAAGGCCAAGGAATGCACAAAGATGGCTATGGATATCAGGGCTGGAATTAAAGCTCTTGCAGCTCAGTCATTGGTGCAGGGTCTTCTTTAG